The region TCGCTGATAGCTTTATTCAATGTAGCGCGTAGAGTTCTAAAACGATTCGATAATGTGGTGTCAGCTACCCCTTTCGCACTCATATATATTTCAAATTCGTTAAGAAATTTCACAGTAATGTCCGCAAATCGGATGTCGTCTGCTTGAACATAGCCGTTTTTTATAAAGTCGGCCAGTTGGTTTCTAAGGTCTTTATAAACAAGGCTATTTCCTACCCTGTCTACTTTTACCATATTATTTATTAACTCATCGACATAGGGTAGTAGCTTCGATTTACGTGCTTGCTTGCGGCCTTCTATAGCCTTGCTGGCAACATCTTTAGAGTTGTGTACTTCGTCGGCTACAGATAACGATTCGGCTGCTGTGCTGTATTTTTTTTCCCACCCCTCTAATGCAGTGATGAGATTATTTCTATTGGGCTCAGGGTATGATTTTCTAATGGCTTCTCTGTAGCTGGTGTATTTGTCATTCCAGTATTTAGGAAATATGCTCAACCCGGTGGCAATGTACTTCCGAACTCGATCTTTAGTAATTCGAACCATGAATGGGTGGCTACCGTCTGAAAGCGTTTTTGACGTAAAATAAACTACTTTCACAGTTGCTTTGCCCTCTTTGTGCTCAGTTGTTTTTGCCATTGGTTTACGTAGTATGGTTTACACGTCGGTTTACACAAATATAGTAATTAACGTGATACCAATAACATACAACAATAGATTGACTCCATATATGTACTTGATATTCAGAAGCTATAATTATTAATAATAATGAACGATTATGGTCGAACTACCGCCTGTCACGCAGGGGGTCGCGGGTTCGAGCCCCGTCCGGACCGCCAACAAATGCGAAGCCCTTACAATGTAAAAGTTGTAAGGGCTTTTTCGTTTCCATACATTCCAGTGTACAAATGGCGTGTTGGAATCGATCCATTCTCTGCTCCCGATTTAATCGGAGAGCATGTCTCTTTTGGATCAACTCGCTCAATTTTACGACTCAAAACACTATCCTTCAAAAACTTATTTTATCTAACTATATAGAATTTTGCTACTATCATCTCGGTAAGTTATCTTATTTTTATCTTCGTATACTCGTACACACTCGGTACAGTTTAGTCTATGAGCCGTATTCATGCTTGACAATTGAGTGGGTATGAAGTATCAAACTCTACTCTAGAGGTCAATTTACCTATAAAATTCACCCGTACTCCGTTTCGACGCCTTCGGTATGAATCTGAAGACCTTGCTGCCATTTCTACTTGCGCTTACCCTGCTGACCGTTGTGATCCTTATTGACCGTCACAACTTTAACCAGATGAGGAATTACACGATTCAGGTAGACAGAAGCCGGGACATTATCAACCGGCTCGAACGTCTATCCAACCACTTCAAAAGTGTCCAAATCTACAGCCCGGCGGCTGCAGCCAAGGCTCCGGTAAACTTTTACCAGCTATATAAATTCGAAGCCGCCCATTTACGCCAGGAACTGACTCAGTTGCATCCTCTACTGAAAGCCGACTCAACTCAGTACAAACGGCTCCTCACTGTCAATCGGCTGATCGAGCGTCATTGGAGCACCCTGATGGTGAACAACATTGGCGAACTTATCCAGCAGGGACAAGGGTGGCGTCTTAATGACCTGTTTCGGGTACACCAGCTCATTAACCAGGCTGTCGACTATGAAAACGCCCTGCGTCAGTGCCGTCAGCAGGAACTGACCCGGTCAACAACCATCAGCCAGGCAGCTTCGAATACGTTTTCGCTCGTAGCGCTGGTTATACTGTTGGTAACGTTTGGGGTTAACGTGCGGCTAAATCACCGCCGAAAAATGCTACAAGGGTTTCTGGCCTCTATCCTGAACACCTCCCGCAACGGAATCGTCAATTTACAGCCTGTCCGGAAGCAGGACCAGGTAGTCGACTTTAAAGTAGATTATGCCAACGCTGCGGCAGAAGACCTGCTGGGCATATCGCCGACCCAGATTAAGGGGCAGCATCTGCTCAGTTTACCCGGCTTTGAGAGCGGAAAGGCTGAACTCATGAATCATTTTCTGAAGGGTATGAACACAGACCAGGCAGAACCATTTGAGTGGTTGCTTCAAATAAACGGGGCTACTGTCTGGCTGTACGTTATATCGGGACAACACAACGGCGGCTTAACGGTCACTCTCCAGGATATTACCTCCCTAAA is a window of Spirosoma linguale DSM 74 DNA encoding:
- a CDS encoding histidine kinase (PFAM: ATP-binding region ATPase domain protein; histidine kinase A domain protein~SMART: ATP-binding region ATPase domain protein; histidine kinase A domain protein~KEGG: pat:Patl_4154 multi-sensor signal transduction histidine kinase), yielding MNLKTLLPFLLALTLLTVVILIDRHNFNQMRNYTIQVDRSRDIINRLERLSNHFKSVQIYSPAAAAKAPVNFYQLYKFEAAHLRQELTQLHPLLKADSTQYKRLLTVNRLIERHWSTLMVNNIGELIQQGQGWRLNDLFRVHQLINQAVDYENALRQCRQQELTRSTTISQAASNTFSLVALVILLVTFGVNVRLNHRRKMLQGFLASILNTSRNGIVNLQPVRKQDQVVDFKVDYANAAAEDLLGISPTQIKGQHLLSLPGFESGKAELMNHFLKGMNTDQAEPFEWLLQINGATVWLYVISGQHNGGLTVTLQDITSLKHYQQDLQTKIEQLNRSNEDLQQFASIASHDLQEPLRKVQSFGDILRDQYSDQLGEGVYYLLRMQNAATRMSVLIKDLLSFSRISTGEPSKIAVNLEDIVQKVLSDLDLQVAETRAAIDVGVLPTLPGNASQLRQLFQNLLSNALKFHSADSTPVIRITCQPAGADELPAGMQSVQPTTAYHCIDVIDNGIGFEEKYLDRIFQIFQRLHGKQAFAGTGIGLAICAKVVANHGGFITARSQTGQGTTFSVYLPV